A genome region from Acinetobacter lwoffii includes the following:
- the rapA gene encoding RNA polymerase-associated protein RapA: MEKLQQFAIGQRWLSDTETELGLGVLIDVDERSVSILFPKSDETRVYARSNAPLSRIVFNVKDELQDQEGTKWIVESVEDRNGVVRYHVIRTLEDGTEERKSLNETRIGATIQLSKPLDRLLASQVDYKEWYDLRIEALLMQANMQSSPLRGLVGSRVGLIPHQLYIAHEVGQRFAPRVLLADEVGLGKTIEAGLIIHQQLKTGRSERILILVPDSLQYQWMIEMRRRFNLEFSLFDLTRTASIKEHDPEQNPFLTEQKIIASVDLMVDHEDLREQALEAGFDLLVVDEAHHLMWSEEDGGNDRYDLVEELAEHTPGVLLLTATPEQLGVESHFARLRLLDPQRFNSLDRFLDEEAQYQHTAKIAEVLMSNLPLEAEHLTAIEALLGHSIEDHPEQRFRAIHELLDRHGTGRILFRNTREAIQGFPGRDCQPAPLPAPEHWSKDGKLREQMWPEEAQLDGAWMEADPRVMWLMERLRTDLKHKKVLLIARSGPVVEALENVLRLHAGIRTAMFHEGMSLLERDQAAAYFAEDSYGAQILLCSEIGSEGRNFQFASDLILFDLPANPDVLEQRIGRLDRIGQENRIQIHVPYLVGTAQERMFRWYNEALNIFGNISPTAQTLQENFIVRLKDCLLADKGQAFEDLLEEVSVQREALEAELQEGRDRLLEYNSCRPVVAQEIVNALEDYDDNTTLPIFMKRFMASTNIDFDEQSNGTVIIKPTDQMQVQGLTLDEEGITATFYRDQAQIREDAQYLTLEHPFTESVMEMINTQGFGSTNVAVLKSAALPQGSVLLEVWFKVDVVAPKALNLPSSLPQQLVRVLLSEKGQDLSQKIAPEILKPYLHHLDGNSCRQVVKARRDVIEARYQQALELARSALPNFKQQAKEVYGNKWQYEIDRLTYLKQFNPSIREDEISRLQKLQKEGLSLLDGLSVTPEAIQVMVVVKP, translated from the coding sequence GTGGAAAAATTGCAGCAATTTGCTATTGGTCAACGTTGGTTATCAGATACTGAAACAGAACTCGGTTTAGGCGTTCTTATTGATGTTGATGAGCGGTCGGTTAGCATTTTATTCCCGAAAAGCGATGAAACTCGCGTCTATGCACGTAGCAATGCACCCTTATCTCGTATCGTATTTAATGTGAAAGATGAATTACAGGATCAGGAAGGAACCAAATGGATTGTAGAATCCGTGGAAGACCGCAATGGCGTGGTGCGTTATCACGTCATTCGTACCCTGGAAGATGGGACTGAAGAACGTAAATCGCTGAATGAAACCCGCATTGGTGCCACCATCCAGTTGTCCAAGCCTCTAGACCGTTTATTGGCCAGTCAGGTCGATTATAAAGAATGGTATGACTTGCGCATTGAAGCGCTGCTGATGCAGGCCAATATGCAAAGCAGTCCACTGCGCGGTTTGGTCGGTTCACGTGTCGGCCTGATTCCGCACCAGTTGTATATTGCGCATGAAGTCGGTCAGCGTTTTGCTCCGCGTGTATTACTGGCCGATGAAGTCGGTCTGGGTAAAACCATCGAAGCGGGTTTGATTATCCATCAACAGCTGAAAACTGGCCGTTCTGAACGCATCCTGATTTTAGTACCAGATTCGCTGCAATATCAGTGGATGATTGAGATGCGCCGTCGTTTCAATCTTGAGTTCTCGTTATTTGATTTGACCCGTACTGCATCAATCAAAGAGCATGATCCTGAACAAAACCCATTCCTGACCGAACAAAAAATTATTGCCTCTGTCGATTTGATGGTCGACCATGAAGATCTGCGTGAACAGGCGCTCGAAGCCGGTTTCGACTTGCTGGTGGTCGATGAAGCACATCATTTGATGTGGAGCGAAGAAGATGGCGGTAATGACCGTTATGATCTGGTCGAAGAACTGGCTGAACATACGCCGGGCGTATTGTTATTGACGGCAACACCGGAACAGCTCGGGGTAGAAAGTCACTTTGCACGCCTGCGTTTACTCGATCCGCAGCGCTTTAACTCGCTGGATCGTTTCCTGGATGAAGAAGCGCAATATCAGCACACCGCTAAAATTGCAGAAGTGTTGATGTCAAATCTGCCACTTGAAGCAGAACATTTGACTGCGATTGAGGCCTTGTTGGGTCATTCAATTGAAGATCATCCTGAGCAGCGTTTCCGTGCCATTCACGAACTTTTAGACCGTCATGGTACCGGTCGTATCCTGTTTCGTAATACGCGTGAAGCCATTCAGGGCTTCCCGGGTCGTGACTGTCAGCCGGCACCATTACCAGCACCGGAACACTGGTCGAAAGATGGTAAGTTGCGTGAGCAAATGTGGCCTGAAGAAGCCCAGCTCGATGGTGCATGGATGGAAGCCGATCCACGCGTGATGTGGCTGATGGAGCGTTTACGTACCGATCTTAAACACAAGAAAGTCTTACTGATTGCGCGTAGCGGGCCAGTGGTTGAAGCGCTGGAAAATGTACTTCGCTTACATGCCGGTATTCGTACCGCGATGTTCCATGAAGGCATGAGCTTGTTAGAGCGTGATCAGGCTGCCGCTTATTTTGCTGAAGATTCGTATGGCGCGCAGATTTTACTTTGTTCGGAAATTGGTTCAGAAGGGCGTAACTTCCAGTTTGCATCTGATTTAATTCTGTTCGATCTTCCTGCCAACCCGGACGTTTTAGAGCAGCGTATTGGCCGTTTAGATCGTATCGGTCAGGAAAACCGGATTCAGATTCATGTGCCTTATCTGGTGGGAACTGCGCAAGAACGTATGTTCCGCTGGTATAACGAAGCCTTGAATATTTTCGGCAATATTTCCCCAACTGCACAAACCTTGCAAGAAAACTTTATTGTTCGCTTGAAAGACTGTCTATTGGCAGACAAAGGTCAAGCGTTTGAAGACCTGCTGGAAGAAGTCAGCGTGCAACGTGAAGCGCTGGAAGCTGAATTGCAGGAAGGCCGTGACCGTTTGCTAGAGTACAACTCTTGCCGTCCGGTGGTAGCACAGGAAATTGTCAACGCACTTGAAGACTATGATGACAATACTACTTTGCCGATCTTCATGAAACGCTTTATGGCGTCCACGAATATTGACTTTGACGAGCAAAGTAACGGTACCGTGATCATCAAGCCAACAGATCAAATGCAGGTTCAAGGTTTGACGCTGGATGAAGAAGGCATCACTGCCACTTTCTATCGTGATCAGGCACAAATCCGCGAAGATGCGCAATACCTGACCCTGGAACATCCATTCACTGAAAGTGTGATGGAAATGATCAATACTCAAGGCTTTGGTAGCACCAACGTTGCGGTATTGAAATCTGCGGCACTGCCACAAGGTTCGGTATTGCTGGAAGTCTGGTTCAAGGTCGATGTGGTTGCACCGAAAGCATTGAACTTGCCATCAAGCCTGCCGCAACAATTGGTTCGTGTGTTATTAAGCGAGAAAGGTCAGGATCTTTCACAAAAAATTGCGCCAGAAATCCTGAAGCCGTATCTACACCATTTAGATGGCAACAGCTGCCGCCAGGTAGTGAAAGCACGTCGTGATGTGATTGAGGCACGTTATCAGCAAGCACTTGAACTGGCACGTAGTGCATTGCCAAACTTCAAGCAGCAAGCCAAAGAAGTGTATGGCAATAAATGGCAATATGAAATTGACCGTCTGACCTATCTGAAACAGTTTAATCCAAGTATCCGTGAAGATGAAATTTCACGTTTACAGAAGTTGCAGAAAGAAGGTCTCAGCCTACTGGATGGTTTATCTGTGACCCCGGAAGCAATCCAGGTGATGGTAGTCGTCAAGCCTTAA
- a CDS encoding RluA family pseudouridine synthase gives MSNFLTEHLIHRDDDFMVIHKPAGLLTVPGKTEDLQDCLINRLLKIEPKTLLIHRLDRDTSGILVFGLTKWGQKTISRQFQERQTDKTYQAVVAGTLEGEGSIEVPVVYDPSRPPLHIADPAHNKPAITHWQAIEHFNIQGQAVTRVKLTPITGRSHQLRVHMQYLGHPIIGDTLYATPEQQQLSSRLHLHAERLSFYHPQTDQLVEFYCPAPF, from the coding sequence TTGAGTAATTTTCTAACCGAACATCTGATACATCGTGATGACGATTTCATGGTCATCCACAAACCTGCAGGTTTACTCACAGTTCCCGGTAAAACAGAAGATTTACAAGATTGCCTGATTAACCGATTATTAAAAATAGAACCAAAAACCTTACTGATTCATCGACTGGATCGCGATACTTCCGGCATTCTCGTGTTTGGTCTCACAAAATGGGGACAAAAAACCATTTCCCGCCAGTTTCAGGAACGCCAGACCGACAAAACCTATCAGGCCGTGGTTGCCGGTACACTCGAAGGTGAAGGTAGCATTGAGGTGCCCGTGGTATATGACCCAAGCCGTCCGCCCTTACATATCGCAGATCCGGCACATAACAAGCCGGCCATCACACATTGGCAGGCGATCGAACACTTTAATATTCAGGGACAAGCCGTGACTCGGGTGAAACTTACGCCAATTACCGGCCGTTCGCATCAGTTGCGTGTGCATATGCAATATCTGGGACATCCGATTATCGGCGATACCTTATATGCGACACCTGAACAGCAACAGCTCAGCTCGCGTCTACATTTACATGCTGAACGTTTGAGTTTTTATCATCCTCAAACAGATCAGCTGGTCGAATTTTATTGTCCGGCGCCGTTCTAG
- a CDS encoding phosphopantetheine-binding protein, with product MLYSMPKKIQLAPSQAKWQLSSTQSVLVLVGLQNLRMQQGIQESGLMGNLIQLTNKAKALDIPIVDLYGDDLMQGMQQLGEYASTHPQLIFAGQVTPMLKQILPHLQSVTEQICVVDDAILLSNQDQHIQWIENISAQGIHHLNTYSLTRLWDLSASSEYVLSTKGIMLAVAEQLDMDALEIDPYVDLKNYGLDSVAMVSLIGIWRAHGANIRYEDVLKHSSLHELAGFILKSSG from the coding sequence ATGCTGTACTCTATGCCCAAAAAAATCCAACTTGCTCCATCCCAAGCTAAATGGCAGCTGTCCTCAACACAATCTGTTTTGGTTTTAGTTGGATTGCAAAACTTGCGTATGCAACAGGGCATACAAGAGAGTGGACTCATGGGGAATTTGATTCAACTAACCAATAAAGCCAAAGCGCTGGATATTCCGATTGTTGATTTGTACGGTGATGATTTGATGCAAGGCATGCAGCAATTGGGAGAATATGCCTCAACGCATCCGCAGCTAATTTTTGCCGGGCAGGTCACACCAATGCTGAAACAGATTTTACCGCATCTGCAAAGTGTCACCGAGCAAATCTGTGTAGTTGATGATGCAATTTTATTATCAAATCAAGATCAGCATATTCAGTGGATTGAAAATATTTCGGCACAGGGGATACATCACTTAAATACCTATAGCCTGACTCGCTTATGGGATTTAAGCGCATCTTCCGAATATGTATTGTCGACCAAAGGCATTATGTTGGCCGTCGCAGAACAGCTGGATATGGATGCTTTGGAAATTGATCCCTATGTCGACTTAAAAAATTATGGTCTGGATTCGGTAGCGATGGTGAGTCTGATCGGTATATGGCGTGCACATGGTGCGAATATCCGTTATGAAGATGTGCTAAAGCATTCGTCTTTGCATGAATTGGCAGGCTTCATTTTAAAATCCTCAGGTTGA